The following proteins are co-located in the Candidatus Poribacteria bacterium genome:
- the thiO gene encoding glycine oxidase ThiO has translation MQKQESHDFRCGSVKNQKILIIGGGVIGLGIGWQLAKKGAAVTIYESGHAGRGASWAAGGMLGPIAEAHSDELTLLELSNQSLARYPEWVDELETETEMSIGYRSEGTLIIGIGSDETDQLRHTYAFQQELGLNVEWLSGREAREIEGALSPYVTAAIRCETDHQVDNRLMAQALQYPYQKRGGVLHQNSAVERIVIENGTATGVQTQDGFQGADVCILAAGCWSGQIRGLPDTIAPPVRPVKGQMLALQMQEGIRIENVIRTVKTRYPIPVYLVPRTDGRLVVGATTEELGFDPHLTVGGIYELMRGACEAVPGFYELPLIETWTGLRPGSSDNAPILGKTPVENLIYATGHYRNGILLTPITAYEISKLILTGETSETIAPFQLDRFSEA, from the coding sequence ATGCAGAAGCAAGAATCCCACGACTTTAGGTGTGGGAGTGTCAAAAATCAGAAGATTCTCATCATTGGTGGAGGTGTGATTGGACTGGGTATCGGATGGCAGTTGGCGAAAAAGGGTGCCGCCGTCACCATTTATGAAAGCGGACACGCCGGACGCGGTGCCTCTTGGGCAGCCGGGGGGATGCTCGGTCCAATTGCGGAAGCCCATAGCGACGAACTCACTCTCCTCGAACTCAGCAATCAAAGTTTGGCACGCTACCCGGAATGGGTTGATGAGTTAGAGACGGAAACAGAAATGTCGATCGGTTACCGATCAGAAGGCACGCTCATTATCGGAATTGGATCTGATGAGACAGATCAACTCCGACATACGTATGCCTTCCAACAAGAGTTAGGGTTGAATGTCGAGTGGTTGAGCGGACGCGAAGCCCGTGAAATTGAAGGTGCGCTCTCGCCATACGTGACTGCAGCGATTCGTTGTGAAACTGATCATCAAGTTGATAACCGTCTGATGGCTCAGGCACTCCAGTATCCCTATCAGAAGCGTGGCGGCGTGTTGCATCAAAATAGTGCTGTTGAAAGAATTGTCATAGAAAACGGAACCGCAACGGGTGTTCAAACACAAGACGGTTTTCAAGGCGCAGATGTATGTATTCTCGCCGCAGGATGCTGGTCTGGTCAGATCCGGGGGTTACCGGATACGATTGCCCCGCCCGTGCGCCCTGTGAAGGGACAGATGTTGGCATTGCAAATGCAGGAGGGTATTCGGATCGAAAACGTCATTCGCACCGTCAAGACGCGGTATCCGATACCGGTATATTTAGTGCCGAGAACCGATGGTAGACTTGTCGTCGGTGCGACAACCGAGGAACTGGGGTTTGATCCGCATCTGACCGTTGGTGGTATATATGAACTTATGCGCGGGGCGTGTGAAGCGGTGCCGGGTTTTTATGAACTCCCACTAATCGAAACTTGGACGGGTTTACGTCCCGGCAGCAGCGACAATGCTCCCATACTCGGTAAAACACCTGTCGAGAATCTTATATATGCAACAGGCCACTATCGCAACGGCATCTTACTCACACCCATCACAGCTTACGAGATCTCCAAACTGATTCTGACGGGTGAGACCTCGGAGACAATCGCTCCGTTCCAATTGGACAGGTTTTCAGAAGCGTAG